In the Flavisolibacter tropicus genome, one interval contains:
- a CDS encoding adenylate kinase yields MLNIILFGPPGSGKGTQSEKIVEKFGLIHLSTGNLLRQEIADKTPLGLEAKNLMDKGQLVPDEVVVGMIDSCLEKHPEAKGFLFDGFPRTVAQAEALDKLLALRKTAINKVLALEVTEEELVKRLLLRGETSGRSDDTDESVIRKRYTVYKNETEPVADHYKQQGKLEVIKGEGSVDDIFQALSNHIEGELK; encoded by the coding sequence ATGTTAAATATTATTCTCTTTGGCCCTCCGGGCAGTGGAAAAGGAACGCAATCAGAAAAAATCGTTGAGAAGTTTGGGTTGATTCATCTTTCTACCGGCAACTTACTTCGCCAGGAAATAGCCGATAAAACACCATTGGGTTTAGAAGCTAAAAACCTGATGGACAAAGGCCAGTTAGTACCTGATGAAGTGGTAGTGGGCATGATCGATTCTTGCCTGGAAAAACATCCTGAAGCCAAAGGTTTTTTATTTGATGGCTTTCCCCGTACTGTGGCTCAGGCCGAAGCGTTGGACAAGTTGTTGGCCTTGCGCAAAACAGCTATCAATAAAGTATTGGCCCTGGAAGTAACAGAAGAAGAACTGGTGAAGCGCCTTTTGTTAAGAGGTGAAACCTCTGGCCGTAGCGATGATACCGATGAAAGCGTTATCCGCAAACGCTATACAGTATATAAAAATGAAACAGAACCCGTTGCCGATCATTACAAGCAGCAAGGAAAGCTGGAAGTAATAAAAGGTGAAGGTTCTGTTGACGATATCTTCCAAGCGTTAAGTAATCACATAGAGGGTGAATTAAAGTAA
- a CDS encoding four helix bundle protein has translation MKNFKQLKIWQKGFEIATKMYLLTDHFPEHEKFGLSSQLTRAAVSIPSNIAEGSSRSSQKDYVQFIEIALGSCFEAETQLLIADQVKLGNKDLKSEMFTLLDEEQKMIMSFIKHIKS, from the coding sequence ATGAAAAATTTCAAACAATTAAAAATTTGGCAGAAGGGATTTGAGATTGCAACAAAGATGTACTTGCTTACTGACCATTTCCCCGAACATGAAAAATTCGGTTTGTCATCCCAGCTAACAAGAGCTGCCGTATCCATTCCTTCTAATATTGCGGAAGGAAGTAGCAGAAGCAGCCAAAAAGACTATGTGCAGTTTATTGAAATAGCTCTAGGCTCTTGTTTTGAAGCAGAAACGCAATTGCTTATTGCTGATCAAGTGAAATTGGGAAATAAAGATTTAAAGAGTGAAATGTTTACTCTTTTGGATGAAGAGCAGAAGATGATCATGAGTTTTATTAAACATATCAAAAGCTAG
- the msrB gene encoding peptide-methionine (R)-S-oxide reductase MsrB, with protein MKHGFLLLAMAFSLLSCTYSQSTKKTAMDTNDKKNPVYSNSDSGKVNLTDAEWKKILPENVYYIARQKGTESPWSSKYEDSKEVGTYYCAACGNALFKSDTKFESGCGWPSFYQPISKGSIIYQPDHSHGMDRTEVQCGRCKAHLGHVFDDGPPPTGLRYCINGVILDFKKAQEAEEKYKKDTKQ; from the coding sequence ATGAAACATGGATTTTTGCTACTGGCTATGGCATTTAGCCTGCTCTCCTGCACGTATTCGCAATCCACTAAAAAAACAGCTATGGATACCAACGATAAAAAGAACCCGGTATACTCTAACTCTGATAGCGGTAAAGTCAATCTAACGGACGCTGAATGGAAAAAGATCTTACCGGAAAATGTTTACTACATTGCCCGGCAGAAAGGAACCGAAAGCCCCTGGAGCAGCAAATACGAAGATTCCAAAGAAGTGGGTACCTACTACTGTGCTGCCTGTGGCAACGCCTTATTTAAGAGCGATACCAAATTTGAAAGCGGCTGCGGCTGGCCTTCATTCTATCAGCCAATCAGCAAAGGCAGTATTATTTATCAACCCGACCACTCACACGGCATGGACCGCACCGAAGTACAATGTGGCCGCTGTAAAGCGCACTTGGGCCATGTATTTGACGACGGCCCACCACCCACCGGCTTGCGCTATTGCATCAATGGTGTGATTCTGGATTTTAAGAAAGCCCAAGAAGCGGAAGAAAAATACAAGAAAGACACTAAGCAATAG
- a CDS encoding chaperone modulator CbpM: protein MENLIAASIFCSQHNIEVSFIHSLQDYGLIETTTTDQGVFVQADQLQELERLMRLHYDLHINLEGVDAVTQLLKRMEKLQEEMMYLKNRLRLYEGAVG from the coding sequence ATGGAAAATCTGATAGCAGCATCCATCTTTTGCTCACAACACAATATTGAAGTTTCGTTTATCCATTCCCTACAGGATTATGGTTTGATAGAAACAACAACTACAGACCAGGGTGTATTTGTACAGGCCGACCAGCTGCAGGAGTTGGAGCGTCTCATGCGCCTTCATTATGACCTGCACATCAACCTGGAAGGGGTTGATGCTGTAACGCAATTGCTAAAACGCATGGAAAAACTGCAGGAAGAAATGATGTATCTGAAGAATCGCCTGCGCTTGTATGAGGGGGCGGTAGGATAG